One stretch of Riemerella columbina DNA includes these proteins:
- a CDS encoding inorganic phosphate transporter — MDFPMLLIIIIALALVFDYINGFHDAANSIATIVSTKVLTPFQAVLWAAVWNFAAFFIAFYIVGEFKIGNTIAKTVNEDFITLEVIFSGLMAAIAWNLLTWWFGIPSSSSHTLIGGFLGAALMHALVTDYHQIVLAQPELSFLEAAQLAFKQLFSQDVVKYSKVIPIFLFIFMAPFIGMIVSVIITLIIINICRKTNPHKAEKAFKKLQLVSSALFSLGHGLNDAQKVMGIIGAAVIYYHVNMIGGTDIYAEMLPADRFNHFAKDYVWVPIASFVAIGLGTMSGGWKIVKTMGTRITKVTPLEGVSAETAGAITLFLTDHFGIPVSTTHTITGSIIGVGLTKRISAVRWGVTVSLLWAWVLTIPISALVAGATYLLVIMF, encoded by the coding sequence ATGGATTTCCCAATGCTCCTCATCATTATCATCGCCTTGGCTTTGGTATTTGATTATATTAATGGATTTCATGATGCCGCTAACTCTATTGCTACCATTGTTTCCACGAAGGTGCTCACGCCATTTCAGGCGGTACTTTGGGCAGCGGTTTGGAATTTTGCCGCATTCTTCATCGCATTTTACATCGTTGGCGAGTTTAAAATTGGTAATACCATTGCCAAAACCGTAAACGAAGATTTTATCACCTTAGAAGTGATTTTTTCAGGATTGATGGCAGCCATCGCGTGGAATTTGCTCACTTGGTGGTTTGGTATTCCGTCCTCTTCCTCTCATACCTTAATTGGTGGGTTTTTGGGCGCCGCGCTGATGCACGCCTTAGTGACAGACTACCACCAGATTGTATTAGCACAGCCAGAATTGTCCTTTTTAGAAGCGGCACAGTTGGCTTTTAAACAGCTATTTTCGCAAGATGTGGTCAAGTATAGCAAGGTCATTCCTATTTTCTTGTTCATCTTTATGGCGCCATTTATCGGGATGATTGTCTCTGTGATCATCACCCTTATCATCATCAATATTTGTAGAAAAACCAACCCTCACAAAGCCGAAAAAGCCTTTAAGAAATTACAATTGGTTTCTTCAGCCTTGTTCAGTTTAGGGCACGGGCTTAATGACGCTCAGAAAGTGATGGGAATCATCGGTGCGGCAGTTATTTACTACCATGTGAATATGATTGGCGGCACAGATATTTATGCCGAAATGCTCCCTGCAGACCGTTTTAACCATTTTGCGAAAGATTATGTTTGGGTGCCTATTGCCTCTTTCGTGGCGATTGGTTTAGGAACGATGAGTGGCGGCTGGAAGATTGTAAAAACGATGGGAACACGGATTACCAAAGTAACCCCATTAGAGGGCGTAAGTGCCGAAACGGCAGGTGCCATCACCTTATTTTTGACTGACCATTTCGGGATTCCAGTGTCTACCACGCACACCATTACAGGGTCTATTATTGGGGTAGGGCTTACCAAAAGGATTTCCGCTGTGCGCTGGGGCGTTACTGTGAGTTTGCTCTGGGCGTGGGTACTCACCATTCCGATTAGTGCTTTGGTGGCTGGCGCGACCTATCTACTGGTGATTATGTTTTAA
- a CDS encoding MBL fold metallo-hydrolase — MKIIVLIIIVLIVLILWYLRRPIFGKAPQGERLKRIQQSPNYKNGKFQNRTLTPTLAENTNMLAEVYKTFLKRIPNKSPLHALPTTKTDLHQLPTEGDFLIWFGHSSYFLQVAGQRFLVDPVMSGAASPMPWSVRAFSGTDVYTPADIPEIDVLLLSHDHYDHLDYRTVKALKNKVKQVICGLGVGAHLEAWGFEPWQIIEMDWDEQYVVNEKITLHTTTARHGSGRGFRSNNTLWLSYVLETPHLRIFIGGDSGYDRHFAEIGEKFQGFDVAILENGQYSESWPYIHMLPPQTFQAAKDLKTKRLFPVHSSKFVLARHAWNEPLEALSTLATSAEIPLITPMIGQLVPLNDEPQTFNPWWKEA; from the coding sequence ATGAAAATAATTGTACTCATTATAATAGTGCTGATAGTGCTGATTTTATGGTATCTTCGTCGCCCGATTTTTGGAAAAGCACCCCAAGGCGAACGCCTAAAACGTATACAGCAATCCCCCAATTATAAAAACGGAAAATTCCAAAACCGAACGCTCACGCCGACTTTGGCGGAAAATACCAATATGCTCGCGGAGGTTTACAAGACTTTCCTCAAAAGAATTCCCAATAAATCGCCGTTGCACGCATTGCCAACCACCAAAACCGACCTTCACCAGTTGCCCACGGAGGGCGATTTTTTGATCTGGTTTGGACATTCGTCCTATTTTTTGCAAGTGGCAGGTCAGCGATTTTTGGTGGATCCTGTGATGAGCGGCGCTGCCAGTCCTATGCCGTGGAGCGTGCGGGCGTTCAGTGGCACCGATGTTTATACACCTGCCGATATTCCCGAAATTGATGTCTTGCTCCTGAGCCACGACCATTATGACCACTTGGATTATCGCACTGTGAAAGCCCTGAAAAACAAGGTGAAACAAGTGATTTGCGGTCTGGGTGTGGGGGCACATTTGGAGGCTTGGGGTTTTGAGCCTTGGCAAATTATCGAAATGGATTGGGATGAGCAATATGTTGTAAATGAGAAGATAACGCTCCATACCACCACAGCGAGGCACGGCTCGGGTAGAGGCTTTCGCTCCAATAATACGCTTTGGTTGTCGTATGTATTGGAGACGCCTCATTTGCGAATTTTTATCGGTGGAGATAGCGGCTACGACCGACATTTTGCCGAAATTGGCGAAAAATTTCAAGGTTTTGATGTGGCGATTTTGGAAAACGGGCAATATTCCGAGAGTTGGCCCTATATCCATATGCTGCCGCCACAGACTTTTCAAGCTGCTAAAGATTTAAAAACCAAACGATTATTCCCTGTGCATTCCTCAAAATTTGTTCTCGCTCGCCACGCTTGGAACGAGCCTTTGGAAGCCCTTTCCACCTTAGCCACTTCGGCGGAAATACCGCTGATCACGCCTATGATTGGGCAATTGGTTCCGTTAAATGATGAGCCTCAAACTTTTAATCCTTGGTGGAAAGAGGCGTAG
- a CDS encoding DUF47 domain-containing protein encodes MGIGNIFKAFQPKDKVFFVLFEKVANTLVEMSKTFHEGIKDFDANDETLLQKISDYEHQNDDTTHQIYVELGRNFITPFDREDIHYLASGLDDIADYMYASMKYILLYKSPETKAFEELSLLIYKACLEIRTAIENLKEFKNPAAVKEATIKINSIENIADDVHSNAMIKLFETSDAINIIKVSKVLDYLEEVTDKAEDVANILDNIIIKYA; translated from the coding sequence ATGGGAATAGGTAATATTTTTAAAGCTTTTCAACCGAAAGACAAGGTGTTTTTTGTACTGTTTGAAAAGGTAGCCAATACTTTGGTGGAGATGTCTAAGACCTTCCACGAAGGCATTAAAGACTTTGATGCCAATGATGAAACTTTATTGCAAAAAATCAGCGATTATGAGCATCAGAATGATGACACCACGCACCAGATTTATGTAGAGCTGGGCAGAAATTTCATCACGCCGTTTGATAGAGAAGACATCCACTATTTGGCGAGTGGTTTAGATGATATTGCCGACTATATGTACGCTTCTATGAAATATATTCTACTCTACAAAAGCCCAGAAACAAAGGCATTTGAAGAGCTTTCGCTCCTTATCTATAAAGCGTGTTTAGAAATCCGAACTGCGATAGAAAACCTTAAAGAATTTAAAAATCCTGCCGCGGTAAAAGAGGCGACCATCAAAATCAATAGCATAGAAAATATTGCCGATGATGTGCATAGCAATGCGATGATTAAACTCTTTGAAACCAGCGATGCCATCAACATTATTAAAGTCAGCAAGGTTTTAGACTACTTAGAAGAAGTAACCGATAAAGCCGAAGATGTAGCGAATATTTTAGATAATATTATCATTAAATACGCTTAA
- the porV gene encoding type IX secretion system outer membrane channel protein PorV produces MKITTKLLLGLGVAASSFAIAQEKGQVLTGAPFLRISPDARAGGMGDQGVATSTDAFSQFWNAAKFPFSKTTSAVAVNYTPYMGKITNDIFLLYAGYHTFLGNEERSTLGASIYYFNMGQVELTKLVGNQVTQEGSVSPNEFAIDLSYGLKLSDSYAMAVTGRYIRSDFGSFNSDSNLKPANSFAVDVSGFYQSPKHQSFGDYEGQARAGFAVQNLGPKLDYTGDDTSRSYLPTTLRIGAGYDLFLDEANKVGLSVEASKLLVPGAEYAEDGTTLQIPNAGVLEGIGKSFSNPQSTMLSAAVEYSYDDAFAVRGGYFTESQLQGGRQYATVGVGFNYQSFGLDVSYLINTSKTNSALDNTLRFGLTWNIGEATSNADQ; encoded by the coding sequence ATGAAAATTACAACAAAACTACTTTTAGGCTTAGGCGTAGCGGCATCATCATTCGCTATAGCACAAGAAAAAGGACAAGTCCTCACGGGGGCACCATTTCTTAGAATATCTCCTGATGCCAGAGCTGGCGGTATGGGAGACCAAGGGGTAGCCACCTCTACTGATGCTTTTTCTCAGTTTTGGAATGCGGCTAAATTCCCTTTCAGCAAAACCACCTCTGCCGTGGCGGTTAACTATACCCCTTATATGGGCAAGATTACCAATGATATTTTCTTACTCTATGCTGGCTACCACACCTTTTTAGGCAACGAAGAGCGCTCTACCTTAGGCGCCAGTATCTACTACTTCAATATGGGGCAAGTGGAACTCACCAAGTTGGTAGGCAATCAAGTGACCCAAGAAGGCTCGGTAAGCCCTAACGAATTCGCGATTGACCTCTCCTATGGCTTAAAGTTATCAGACTCCTACGCTATGGCGGTAACAGGTCGCTATATCCGTTCAGACTTCGGAAGTTTTAACTCTGATAGCAATCTAAAGCCTGCCAATAGCTTTGCTGTAGATGTTTCAGGGTTCTACCAATCTCCTAAGCACCAGAGTTTCGGTGATTATGAAGGTCAAGCCAGAGCTGGTTTTGCCGTTCAGAATTTAGGTCCTAAGTTGGATTATACAGGAGATGACACTTCTCGCTCTTACCTCCCTACCACTTTGAGAATTGGGGCCGGTTATGATTTATTCTTAGACGAAGCCAATAAAGTAGGGCTTTCCGTAGAAGCCTCTAAACTCTTGGTACCTGGTGCCGAGTACGCCGAAGATGGCACCACGCTACAGATCCCTAATGCAGGGGTATTGGAGGGCATCGGTAAATCTTTCAGCAATCCGCAAAGCACTATGCTAAGCGCCGCTGTAGAATACTCTTATGATGATGCCTTTGCGGTAAGAGGCGGTTATTTCACCGAAAGCCAGTTGCAAGGTGGGCGCCAATATGCCACCGTGGGTGTGGGCTTCAACTACCAATCTTTTGGCTTAGATGTTTCTTACCTCATCAACACTTCTAAAACCAATTCCGCATTAGACAACACCCTCCGTTTCGGATTAACCTGGAACATCGGAGAGGCGACCTCTAATGCCGACCAATAG
- a CDS encoding 4'-phosphopantetheinyl transferase family protein translates to MPLYREFSDAENAILVWQYQAEVEAEQIDLDTALSKKKIEKWMISQMLQSALPNHLLKHQDHGAPYVEPHSADISISHAYPYAVLAIAPQPIGVDIELKSEKIRRVKSKFLSKKEMEWLADTDDLNSLTSIWCIKESLYKIHQEKYWSFRTHYEVSPFRAGETAQAIACRVVDTEGNATAYQAQLYHLDGDYILAVVTAV, encoded by the coding sequence ATGCCTTTATACCGAGAGTTTTCAGATGCAGAGAACGCCATTTTGGTGTGGCAATATCAAGCGGAGGTGGAGGCAGAACAGATAGACCTTGACACGGCGCTATCTAAAAAGAAAATAGAAAAATGGATGATCAGCCAGATGCTGCAATCAGCGTTGCCCAACCATTTACTCAAACATCAAGACCATGGGGCTCCGTATGTAGAGCCTCATTCTGCTGATATCAGCATAAGCCACGCCTATCCTTATGCCGTGTTAGCCATAGCGCCACAACCCATAGGGGTAGATATAGAGCTAAAATCCGAAAAAATCCGACGCGTAAAATCCAAATTCTTATCTAAAAAAGAAATGGAATGGCTCGCAGATACCGATGATTTAAACAGCCTCACCAGCATTTGGTGCATTAAAGAGAGCCTTTATAAAATCCATCAAGAGAAATATTGGTCGTTTAGAACGCATTACGAAGTCTCGCCATTTAGGGCAGGTGAGACCGCGCAAGCCATAGCCTGCCGTGTAGTAGATACCGAGGGCAATGCCACAGCCTACCAAGCCCAACTTTACCATTTAGATGGAGATTATATTTTAGCCGTGGTAACCGCCGTGTAG
- a CDS encoding DEAD/DEAH box helicase: MNLFSESNLSPDILKAIGEMGYESPTEIQKQAIPFILSDHRDLIALAQTGTGKTAAFSLPILDMIDAQSRKIQLLVLCPTRELCLQIAKDIRTYSKYQKGIKSVAVYGGSSITDQIRSLREKPQIIVGTPGRVIDLINRKALDFSEIQWLVLDEADEMLSMGFKDDLETILSETPDTKQTFLFSATMNKEVEKISKNYLTQPHRISVGSINAVKKNISHEYYVVNYRQKKEALKRLIDANPNQYSIIFCRTRMEAKDVADYLMQHGFAADALHGDLSQAQRDTVMKKFRLKNIDILVATDVAARGLDVDSLTHVIHYSLPDDPEVFVHRSGRTGRAGKDGISMALIKPEETRKLKQIKSQTKIDLKEKPIPKGEDIIKAQVAGVFEHLFTEHENYFDFDDSLIPDLSAFSKEELVHQLLQFQLRDLALYYKERNDLSDQKLKREDEVRESRRERRGSEKGRRERSAGGRKRNTQGNMVRFFFNLGKKDQLKKVDVLDIINKATKKSKKKPDIGDIEILEKFSFFEVEKPFKNEILSNLSSMKFRGKEMRAEVAN; this comes from the coding sequence ATGAATTTATTTAGCGAGTCCAATTTAAGTCCTGACATTCTCAAGGCCATTGGCGAAATGGGCTACGAAAGCCCCACAGAAATCCAAAAACAAGCTATTCCTTTTATTTTATCAGATCATAGAGACCTCATTGCGCTGGCTCAGACAGGAACGGGGAAAACCGCAGCGTTTTCATTGCCTATTTTGGATATGATAGACGCGCAAAGTCGTAAAATACAGCTTCTGGTGCTGTGTCCAACCAGAGAACTATGTTTGCAAATTGCCAAAGACATCCGCACTTATTCCAAGTATCAAAAGGGAATAAAATCTGTGGCAGTGTATGGCGGTAGTAGCATTACAGACCAAATCCGCAGTTTAAGAGAGAAGCCACAAATTATTGTGGGAACACCTGGGCGGGTTATCGATTTAATCAACCGTAAGGCGCTTGATTTCTCCGAAATCCAATGGTTGGTGTTAGATGAGGCAGATGAGATGCTCTCTATGGGCTTTAAAGACGATTTAGAAACGATACTTTCTGAAACGCCAGATACCAAACAAACTTTCCTTTTCTCTGCAACGATGAATAAGGAGGTGGAGAAAATCTCTAAAAACTACTTGACACAGCCGCATCGTATTTCGGTGGGTTCCATTAATGCGGTTAAGAAAAACATCTCCCACGAGTATTATGTAGTGAATTACAGACAGAAAAAAGAAGCCTTAAAGCGTTTAATAGACGCCAACCCGAACCAATATTCCATCATCTTTTGTAGAACCCGAATGGAAGCTAAAGATGTAGCTGATTATTTGATGCAGCACGGCTTTGCAGCAGATGCCCTCCACGGCGATTTGTCCCAAGCCCAAAGGGATACCGTGATGAAGAAGTTTAGGCTTAAAAATATTGATATTTTGGTGGCTACAGATGTGGCAGCCAGAGGTTTAGATGTAGATTCTCTCACGCATGTGATCCATTATTCCTTGCCTGATGACCCAGAAGTTTTTGTCCACAGAAGCGGAAGAACAGGGCGTGCGGGCAAAGATGGGATTTCTATGGCGCTCATTAAACCTGAGGAAACCAGAAAGCTAAAACAGATTAAAAGCCAGACCAAAATAGACCTTAAAGAAAAGCCAATTCCTAAGGGCGAAGATATTATAAAAGCCCAAGTGGCAGGCGTTTTTGAGCATCTATTTACCGAGCACGAAAACTATTTTGACTTTGATGATAGCCTTATTCCAGACCTTTCGGCGTTTTCTAAGGAAGAGCTGGTGCATCAGTTATTGCAGTTTCAGTTGAGAGATTTGGCGCTGTATTACAAGGAAAGAAACGACCTTTCTGACCAAAAACTAAAGCGTGAAGATGAGGTAAGAGAAAGCCGCAGAGAGCGCAGAGGCTCCGAAAAGGGGAGAAGAGAGCGCAGCGCTGGTGGCAGAAAGAGAAATACACAAGGTAATATGGTGCGTTTTTTCTTTAATCTCGGCAAAAAAGATCAATTGAAAAAGGTAGATGTTTTGGACATCATTAATAAAGCGACTAAGAAATCAAAGAAAAAGCCAGACATTGGCGATATAGAAATTTTAGAGAAATTCTCGTTCTTTGAAGTTGAAAAGCCTTTTAAAAACGAAATTCTAAGCAACCTTTCCTCAATGAAATTTAGAGGCAAAGAGATGAGAGCCGAGGTGGCAAACTAA
- a CDS encoding DUF1569 domain-containing protein: MGEDVGGSNVSHLNIAYRLTYEPTPADQPSFFGKLMANLFAKKMVTDSTTPYKKNGPTAPSFIIKEEKNFEEEKQKLIAYLKKTQELGANFFEGKENITFGKLSATQWNALFSKHIDHHLSQFGV, encoded by the coding sequence TTGGGGGAAGATGTCGGTGGCTCAAATGTTAGCCACCTCAATATTGCTTATCGCCTCACTTATGAACCTACGCCAGCGGATCAACCGAGTTTTTTCGGGAAGTTGATGGCGAATCTTTTTGCCAAGAAAATGGTTACCGACTCTACCACACCGTATAAAAAGAACGGACCAACAGCCCCTTCTTTCATCATCAAAGAGGAGAAAAATTTTGAGGAAGAAAAGCAAAAACTCATCGCTTACCTCAAAAAAACGCAAGAATTAGGCGCCAATTTCTTTGAAGGAAAAGAAAACATCACCTTTGGAAAGCTCTCCGCTACGCAATGGAACGCCCTTTTTTCTAAGCACATAGACCACCATTTGAGTCAGTTTGGGGTGTAG
- a CDS encoding copper resistance protein NlpE — MKKSKCIALAAILAFTVACKDKKETINTNETTTEQVAEQSAVDFAGVYTGTLPCADCSGIQTELVLRSDKTFSQVSTYEKKGEIGNFVDEGSYTWDADKKVITLDLGDNTTTQYLVENNQLVQLDADGKRIEGELAPNYILSKLTVGDVSGHYFNGEKGKGSYDELTVEAVADNQYKVSVETGGSPKGCHFEATGTLDGNKIKINLAEVQKDMKSNLYVTFSGNEAKIFTDAENNYDLMYFCGGGGSLAGTYTKK; from the coding sequence ATGAAAAAAAGTAAATGCATCGCATTAGCCGCTATTCTTGCGTTCACAGTGGCTTGTAAAGACAAAAAAGAAACCATTAATACCAACGAAACCACTACCGAACAAGTGGCAGAACAGTCGGCGGTAGATTTTGCAGGGGTGTACACTGGGACTTTGCCGTGTGCCGATTGCTCAGGCATCCAGACCGAATTGGTGTTGAGAAGCGACAAAACTTTCTCGCAGGTGTCTACTTATGAGAAAAAAGGCGAAATAGGTAATTTTGTGGATGAAGGGTCTTATACTTGGGATGCCGATAAAAAGGTGATAACACTGGATTTAGGCGATAACACCACCACGCAATACCTTGTAGAAAACAACCAATTGGTGCAGTTGGATGCCGATGGAAAAAGAATTGAAGGCGAGTTAGCCCCTAATTATATCCTTTCTAAATTGACCGTTGGCGATGTGTCAGGGCACTATTTCAACGGCGAAAAAGGCAAAGGTTCGTACGATGAACTGACGGTAGAAGCTGTAGCGGACAACCAGTATAAAGTATCGGTAGAAACGGGCGGAAGTCCGAAAGGATGCCACTTTGAAGCCACTGGAACTTTGGATGGCAACAAAATCAAAATCAACCTTGCTGAGGTGCAAAAAGATATGAAGAGCAACCTTTATGTGACCTTCTCTGGCAACGAAGCCAAAATCTTCACAGATGCTGAAAACAACTATGATTTGATGTATTTCTGCGGTGGCGGCGGTAGCTTAGCGGGTACTTATACCAAAAAATAA
- a CDS encoding FUSC family protein — protein MKDYATELKKFFSGQNIYTGVRISLAVLVPSLIFSYFGVFKMFFLFPLGTSFIAFVDQPGPFIRRRNTLIGAIVSFFMVATIASLLKDYPLLVLVELVVMGLFFNMIGVFGQRLAAVGGLSLVVLAIFIDGHLTGEHIFYNILIFTAGAAWYLLLFSVLAQLQPYKLAKQMVGENYIELGKYLEIKAKFYGKNPDYEQLLSQLLAQQVLIKNTQEETRDLVFRTRKFVNESTTTSRLLMLSFISSIDLYEKLLTSETDYQKLQQRFSGTRILGQIQQTLQLLASELSHIGVSTQAGQQPKPKQNINAVMEDCFNAYFDLRMQRLSPDTLDDFMILRQVMMRMAEVAEDIKAIYQITTQDINLAKSLSSGLDLSKFLPKEEPLNFKVFKTNFSRKSAHFRHAIRVTTAMLIGYTISKMTFHGLGHSYWVLITIIAIMRPAYSITKSRNLLRLYGTAVGAVVGALIIYFVHEPTLLLILLFISMALCFTMLRTQYFWAVLFMTVYVFIAFNFLNPGHFETLLKDRIFDTLIAGIVAFGVSYFVMPVWEHTQNRTLMKVSQKNNRLYFEEVLAIFQQKAHGDEHYRLLRKNAIIALANLSDNFQRMLSDPKTQQKKLEDIHQFVTTSHLLTAYIASLSQYAQSGKTYSEIDFASWYTKIDAEMHKTQMLLNNTRYDASLNEKSEIRPEDYVSTLLQKRKMELAESEVYNIRNPKRITHLTELKNIQELLDLIYNVAKEQRKVAVHLKQDYTAVTTAKI, from the coding sequence ATGAAAGATTATGCCACCGAACTCAAGAAGTTTTTCTCTGGACAGAATATTTACACAGGGGTTAGGATTTCTCTCGCTGTGCTTGTGCCCTCGCTTATATTCAGTTACTTTGGGGTTTTCAAGATGTTTTTCCTCTTTCCGCTGGGCACCAGTTTTATTGCCTTTGTGGATCAGCCTGGTCCTTTCATCCGCCGGCGGAACACCCTGATTGGGGCTATTGTTTCGTTTTTTATGGTAGCTACCATCGCCAGTTTGCTCAAAGATTATCCGCTATTGGTGCTGGTAGAGCTGGTGGTGATGGGGCTTTTCTTCAATATGATTGGCGTTTTTGGTCAGCGGTTGGCAGCCGTGGGCGGCTTATCACTCGTGGTTTTAGCCATCTTTATTGATGGACATCTCACGGGGGAGCATATCTTTTATAACATCTTAATCTTTACCGCTGGTGCAGCGTGGTACTTGCTGTTGTTCTCGGTTTTGGCACAGCTACAGCCTTATAAATTAGCCAAGCAAATGGTGGGCGAAAATTATATAGAATTAGGGAAATACTTAGAGATTAAAGCCAAATTCTATGGTAAAAATCCGGACTATGAGCAGCTCCTCAGCCAGCTTTTAGCCCAGCAAGTGCTCATCAAAAATACCCAAGAAGAAACCCGAGATTTGGTCTTCCGCACACGGAAATTCGTGAATGAATCTACTACCACCAGCCGCCTACTGATGCTCAGCTTTATCAGTAGTATAGACCTCTATGAAAAGCTACTGACCTCGGAAACCGATTATCAAAAGCTGCAACAGCGTTTCAGTGGCACCCGCATTCTTGGGCAGATACAACAGACCTTGCAACTTTTAGCCTCGGAACTGAGCCATATTGGGGTGAGCACGCAGGCGGGGCAACAGCCTAAGCCCAAGCAAAACATCAATGCGGTGATGGAAGACTGCTTTAATGCTTATTTTGACCTAAGAATGCAGCGGCTTTCGCCAGATACCTTAGATGATTTTATGATCCTCCGCCAAGTGATGATGCGTATGGCAGAGGTGGCAGAAGACATTAAAGCCATCTACCAAATTACCACCCAAGATATTAACTTAGCCAAAAGCCTTTCCTCTGGGTTAGATCTATCCAAATTTTTACCTAAGGAAGAACCGCTGAATTTCAAGGTTTTTAAAACCAATTTCTCCCGAAAGTCGGCACATTTTCGGCACGCCATTCGGGTTACCACCGCGATGCTCATCGGTTATACCATTTCTAAAATGACCTTCCACGGTTTGGGGCATTCTTATTGGGTACTCATCACCATCATCGCCATTATGAGGCCTGCGTACAGCATCACCAAAAGTAGAAACCTCCTGCGGCTCTATGGTACCGCTGTAGGGGCGGTGGTGGGGGCGCTCATCATCTATTTTGTGCACGAGCCTACCCTATTGCTCATCTTGCTGTTTATCTCTATGGCGCTCTGTTTTACGATGCTTAGGACGCAATATTTCTGGGCAGTGCTGTTTATGACGGTTTATGTCTTCATCGCCTTTAATTTCTTGAACCCTGGGCATTTTGAAACCCTTCTGAAAGATCGCATTTTTGATACCTTGATTGCGGGGATTGTCGCCTTTGGGGTGTCTTATTTTGTGATGCCTGTGTGGGAACATACCCAAAACCGAACGCTAATGAAGGTCTCTCAGAAGAACAATCGGCTTTATTTTGAAGAGGTGCTGGCGATTTTCCAACAAAAAGCCCACGGCGATGAGCACTACCGATTGCTTCGGAAGAATGCCATTATTGCCTTAGCCAACCTTTCGGATAACTTCCAAAGGATGCTCTCTGACCCCAAAACACAACAGAAAAAGTTAGAAGACATCCATCAGTTTGTGACCACCTCTCACCTGCTGACGGCTTACATTGCCTCGTTATCTCAGTATGCGCAGTCGGGGAAGACCTATTCTGAGATAGATTTTGCCTCTTGGTACACCAAAATAGATGCAGAAATGCACAAAACGCAAATGCTCCTCAACAATACTCGGTATGATGCCAGCCTTAATGAAAAAAGCGAGATTAGACCCGAGGATTATGTGAGCACTCTACTCCAAAAACGGAAAATGGAACTTGCAGAGTCTGAGGTTTACAACATCCGAAATCCTAAGCGCATCACGCACCTCACGGAGCTCAAAAATATCCAAGAACTTTTGGATTTAATCTATAATGTCGCAAAAGAACAGCGGAAAGTGGCAGTACACCTAAAACAAGACTACACGGCGGTTACCACGGCTAAAATATAA